The Pseudomonas rhizosphaerae genomic sequence GAGCATGTCGGTCTCTCGTTTATCAGTATTGGTCAGATTTTAGTCAGTGCCAGGCCGGCCCAGGTGGCCAGCAGGCCACCGAATACGCTCACTGCGCAGTAGCCCATGGCAACCAGTCCCTGGCCGCTTTCGAGCAAGCGCACGGTGTCCAGCGAGAAAGAAGAAAAAGTGGTCAGGCCACCCACGAACCCCACCATCAATCCCGAACGGACCTCGACCGGAATGTCCGGGCGAATCATGAACAAGCCGTACAGGTAGCCGATGATCAGGCAGCCGATGATATTGACGGCCAGCGTACCGGTATAGAACAAGCGTGGCCAGTTCGCATTGATGTAGGTCGCGGTGAAGAAGC encodes the following:
- the crcB gene encoding fluoride efflux transporter CrcB codes for the protein MIPTLIAVSLGGVVGTLLRFFTATYINANWPRLFYTGTLAVNIIGCLIIGYLYGLFMIRPDIPVEVRSGLMVGFVGGLTTFSSFSLDTVRLLESGQGLVAMGYCAVSVFGGLLATWAGLALTKI